From Bacteroidota bacterium, the proteins below share one genomic window:
- a CDS encoding glycosyltransferase — protein MKISVLIGTRNRPALLHRCIKSVVMQAYANVEIIVLDDASTPPVEVAPVEAIAGNLPVQCLRADKQLGLNAVRNRLLAAATGDVFFIIDDDAFFDDDTALQQVATAFSGTNAPGIIATKIMDSRSGTIRPLTPHSRRQVRQDKTILDEPHRISYFLGGAHAIHRDVIAQCGNFDEVLMYGLDEIELAYRALGADFHIAYLPNIVVHHQPPPAPADAPAIAPWRLYYLTRNRILFAYKHLPFPYPLTYIPAWLSWYGYRALRAGLFGTYCKGIRDGLKSIKDIHRQPINAATIAYLKANYGRLWR, from the coding sequence TTGAAAATCAGCGTACTCATCGGCACCCGCAACAGGCCGGCTCTGCTGCATCGCTGCATCAAAAGCGTAGTTATGCAGGCATATGCCAATGTCGAGATTATTGTGCTCGACGATGCCTCTACACCACCCGTTGAAGTAGCACCTGTTGAAGCGATTGCCGGCAATCTGCCTGTGCAGTGCCTGCGTGCCGACAAACAGCTGGGCCTCAACGCGGTGCGAAACCGGCTCCTCGCAGCAGCAACCGGCGATGTATTTTTCATTATTGATGATGACGCTTTTTTTGATGATGATACGGCACTTCAACAAGTAGCCACTGCGTTTTCAGGCACAAACGCGCCGGGCATTATCGCTACAAAAATTATGGACTCGCGTAGCGGGACCATTCGGCCGTTGACGCCGCATAGCCGCCGGCAGGTCAGGCAAGACAAAACCATACTCGACGAGCCACACCGCATTTCTTACTTCCTTGGTGGCGCCCATGCGATCCATCGGGATGTCATCGCGCAATGCGGTAATTTTGACGAGGTATTGATGTATGGACTGGATGAAATCGAATTGGCTTACCGCGCACTTGGCGCAGATTTCCACATTGCGTACTTGCCAAATATAGTTGTGCACCATCAGCCACCGCCGGCACCTGCAGATGCGCCGGCGATAGCACCCTGGCGTTTGTACTACCTGACCCGCAACAGAATATTGTTTGCGTACAAGCACCTTCCGTTTCCCTACCCACTCACTTACATTCCAGCCTGGTTGAGCTGGTACGGCTACCGGGCGCTCCGCGCGGGGTTGTTTGGCACCTATTGCAAAGGAATCCGGGATGGACTCAAATCGATAAAAGACATCCATCGCCAGCCGATAAATGCAGCAACGATTGCTTATTTAAAAGCCAATTATGGCCGATTATGGCGCTAG